The Candidatus Paceibacterota bacterium DNA window TAGTGGCTTTCAAATTTACCGGAGACAATCTGTTGTGCTCTTCTAAAAACTCCTCTTTCTTTAAGTGTTGGTTTATAACTTTTTGAACTTTTTTGAATCTTGGAATCATGTTTTTAAAAATAAAAAACAACTCCTAATAACGGTGAGTCGCAAATAGTACTATTAAGTGTTTTTAAATGATAATCTAATAACTATTTGTAGTTCAAAACTCTCAAAACCTATATTTCTATTATAGCACTATTCTCTTAAAAGAGCAATCCCAAAAGAAAAAAATCTCAGACAAGACGTGTCCGCCTATAAAACGATGTTAGGAACCTGTTTTATGGATATATAAATATAAGTTAGAGAAAAACCTTGTCGTGCCTACTTTTTATAAAAGTAATAACTTTTGGTATAAAATTTTCACTGTTTATTATATTGTCATGATTTGTATCGGGAATCACTATGCCAATATAATCTTTAAGAAGGCCACTCTTTCTTGGCCACACCTTTAATTCTGATTCAGGAATAAAATTTACTGTTTCTTCTGGTAATGACACTTTTGCCAGCTCTTTAATTTTTTTTCTAAAAGGTAATAGTTCCCGGGCTGCAGGAACCATAGTAAGAAATAAGGCCTGCCAACTTCCTCCATGAGGTACAGCTACAAAGATAATACTACTAATGTTTTTCTTAACTTCTGGATAATGATGAATAATATATTTCAATACAATGCCGCCAAAGCTATGAGCAATAATATCATGTTTTTCAGAAGTTTCTGTGAGTTGTTTTTTTACTATTTCTGAAGTATTTTTAAGTCCTCGGGTATTTAAGCCCAAATCAATGACTTTAGCAGTAAGCCCCACCTTCTGAAGTTTATTCAATAAAGGATTATAGCGTTCTCTTGTCCCGAAAAGTCCTGGAATAATAATAATCATGTTTCCTCGTTATGCAAAAAACCACCTGATTGGCGATTTCAATAATTATAAATATTTATAGAGTTTAATGTTTGATTGAATGAATCCACCAACCTTTCAGTAGACCAAATCGTAACAATTATAGATATTATGGTCAAAATTAAAGCGGCAATACCGATTCTTTTTAATTTGCCGTCTTTCTGTTTTAAATATTTCCACACATACCAAAGTCCGAATGGTGGCAAAAATAGACTAACTGCATATACAACTATCTGCGTTGACAACGATATTGAAGGAGGCCTGTCTCTTTGCGGCTTTCCGCAATTAGGACAAGACAATGCTTCATCAGATATTTCGTGTCCGCATTCTTTGCATTTTACTAGTGCCATAATTTTTAACCCTTTTTGTCTAATTTATCTAATTTCAGCAGTTTAACGCCGAAATAAACGACAAAGGCAATTACGAAAAAATCAATGATAACGCTGAGAAAATCTCCCCATAATATTTTTACTTGCCCGACAGCCAAGCTGGCATTTTCCAAACCT harbors:
- a CDS encoding alpha/beta hydrolase, which translates into the protein MIIIIPGLFGTRERYNPLLNKLQKVGLTAKVIDLGLNTRGLKNTSEIVKKQLTETSEKHDIIAHSFGGIVLKYIIHHYPEVKKNISSIIFVAVPHGGSWQALFLTMVPAARELLPFRKKIKELAKVSLPEETVNFIPESELKVWPRKSGLLKDYIGIVIPDTNHDNIINSENFIPKVITFIKSRHDKVFL
- a CDS encoding zinc ribbon domain-containing protein is translated as MALVKCKECGHEISDEALSCPNCGKPQRDRPPSISLSTQIVVYAVSLFLPPFGLWYVWKYLKQKDGKLKRIGIAALILTIISIIVTIWSTERLVDSFNQTLNSINIYNY
- a CDS encoding MscL family protein; this translates as MSGFVNFIRKQGVVGLAVGFILGGAVSKLVSALVGDIINPTLSIFLGRVEGLENASLAVGQVKILWGDFLSVIIDFFVIAFVVYFGVKLLKLDKLDKKG